From Triticum aestivum cultivar Chinese Spring chromosome 4A, IWGSC CS RefSeq v2.1, whole genome shotgun sequence, a single genomic window includes:
- the LOC123088401 gene encoding extra-large guanine nucleotide-binding protein 3 codes for MAGATETATWEDMLRRMLPPGAAIPEGAAGNLDYSIALEYDGPPVAYEVPRIAPVDMADVPTAEPVSASYGLLGNGGAAVPVAPVFRPPASRARARAEPPQARGGAGPADSAPRDEASRPAARARQEPPSPVQVRRSSEFAHSGPRNEGYSDSDDDSRRSVSRESAPSYRGQSDGSRRAMAAPEGRRSHVVTFGLADDSKYDQSSELDDTRSEQFVAVTRTEKRGKTCDRCGKRKWESKESCIVCDKRYCGYCLLRAMGSMPEGRKCITCIGRPIYEGKRSKLGKSSRILSRLLSSLEVRQILKAEKECQANQLRPEQLIVNGFPLCQEEMSDLLSCPRPPQNLKPGRYWYDKESGLWGKEGEKPNRVVSTNLNFNGKIQPNASNGNTQVYMNGREITSIERKILKFAQVQCPRDTHFWVYHDGGYEEEGQNNIKGKIWESPLTRFVCTLVSLPVPPANSVEPRDDAPYSARTVPEYLDQKRIQKLLILGSPGAGTSTIFKQAKLLYGSRFTPEELDNIKLMIQSNMFKYLGILLEGRERFEEEALAISNNPNSEDEDTQQDGNESNGLNSCIYSINAKLKKFSDWLLDIIAMGDLDAFFPAATREYAPVVDELWKHPAIQATYKRKDELYFLPDVAEYFLSRAIEVSSNEYEPSEKDVLYAEGVSQGNGLAFIDFTLDERNPMSELYGDSHDPSSQAQNKYQLIRVNAKGLNEGCKWVEMFEDVRAVIFSIALSDYDQLGAPASGSSRRLENKMIQSRDLFEATIRHPSFRDTPFVLVLNKFDIFEEKIGRSPLTACEWFSDFDPLRTHNNQSMAQQAFFYVAMKFKNLYAAHTGDRKLFVWQARARDGPTVDEAFRYIREVLRWEDEKEYGGFCPDESFYSTTELSSSRLVEQDWQQHPAADQRPGSGA; via the exons atgGCGGGGGCGACGGAGACGGCGACCTGGGAGGATATGCTGCGGCGGATGCTGCCGCCGGGGGCCGCCATCCCGGAGGGCGCGGCGGGGAACCTCGACTACTCCATCGCGCTCGAGTACGACGGCCCGCCCGTCGCCTACGAGGTCCCCAGGATCGCGCCCGTCGACATGGCCGACGTGCCCACGGCCGAGCCCGTCTCCGCCTCCTACGGGCTCCTCGGGAACGGGGGCGCCGCCGTGCCCGTCGCGCCCGTCTTCAGGCCGCCGGCGAGCCGGGCGCGCGCCCGGGCGGAGCCGCCGCAGGCCAGGGGAGGCGCGGGGCCGGCCGACTCGGCGCCGCGGGACGAGGCCTCCAGGCCGGCAGCCCGAGCGCGCCAGGAGCCGCCGTCGCCCGTGCAGGTCAGGAGGAGCTCAGAGTTTGCCCATTCAGGCCCCCGGAATGAGGGGTACTCCGACTCTGACGACGACTCCCGGCGCTCCGTGTCGCGTGAGTCTGCGCCGAGCTACCGGGGCCAGAGCGACGGCAGCAGGCGTGCCATGGCTGCGCCGGAGGGGAGGAGGTCTCACGTGGTGACCTTCGGGCTGGCTGATGATAGCAAGTATGACCAGAGCAGCGAGCTCGACGACACCAGGTCGGAGCAGTTCGTGGCGGTGACCAGGacggagaagagggggaagaccTGCGACCGGTGCGGCAAGAGGAAGTGGGAGAGCAAGGAGTCGTGCATCGTCTGCGACAAGAGGTACTGCGGCTACTGCCTGCTCAGGGCCATGGGGTCGATGCCGGAAGGCCGCAAGTGTATCACTTGCATTGGCCGGCCGATCTACGAGGGAAAGCGGTCGAAGCtggggaagagctcgaggatacTATCACGTCTGCTCAGCTCGCTGGAGGTAAGGCAGATCTTGAAAGCCGAGAAGGAGTGCCAGGCAAACCAGCTCCGGCCCGAGCAGCTCATCGTCAATGGCttccctctttgtcaagaagagatgTCAGACTTGCTTAGCTGCCCACGGCCTCCTCAAAATCTGAAGCCCGGAAGGTATTGGTATGACAAGGAGTCTGGCTTATGGGGAAAG GAAGGGGAGAAGCCAAACCGGGTTGTCAGCACTAACCTCAACTTCAATGGAAAGATTCAGCCCAATGCTAGTAATGGCAACACTCAGGTTTATATGAATGGAAGGGAAATCACCAGCATCGAACGGAAAATTCTGAAG TTTGCACAAGTTCAGTGTCCCCGCGATACTCACTTTTGGGTCTATCATGATGGTGGATATGAGGAAGAAGGCCAAAATAACATCAAAGGGAAGATATGGGAGTCA CCTTTGACACGTTTTGTGTGCACCTTGGTTTCACTACCGGTGCCTCCTGCAAACTCTGTAGAGCCCAGAGATGATGCTCCTTATTCAGCAAGAACAGTGCCCGAATACTTAGACCAGAAAAGAATACAAAAACTTCTTATTCTTGGATCACCTGGAGCTGGAACAAGCACCATTTTTAAGCAG GCTAAGTTACTATATGGAAGTAGATTTACCCCAGAAGAACTTGACAATATCAAACTAATGATCCAAAGCAACATGTTCAAGTACCTTGGGATTCTGCTAGAGGGCCGTGAGCGCTTCGAGGAAGAGGCTTTGGCTATATCAAACAACCCAAACTCAGAGGATGAGGATACCCAACAAG ATGGAAACGAATCGAATGGTTTAAATTCCTGCATATACTCAATAAATGCCAAGCTGAAGAAGTTCTCAGATTGGCTTTTGGACATCATAGCAATGGGAGACCTAGATGCATTCTTCCCTGCAGCTACACGTGAATATGCTCCAGTTGTTGATGAGTTGTGGAAGCATCCTGCCATACAAGCAACATATAAAAGAAAGGATGAATTGTATTTTCTCCCTGACGTTGCTGAATATTTCTTGAGCAGG GCTATTGAAGTATCAAGCAATGAGTATGAACCTTCAGAGAAAGATGTCTTGTATGCTGAAGGAGTATCACAAGGAAATGGATTGGCCTTTATTGACTTCACTCTGGACGAACGGAACCCTATGTCAGAACTCTATGGTGACAGTCATGACCCAAGCTCTCAGGCACAAAACAA ATATCAGCTGATTAGAGTCAACGCCAAGGGCTTGAATGAGGGCTGCAAATGGGTTGAAATGTTTGAGGATGTCCGCGCTGTTATATTCTCTATAGCACTCAGTGACTATGACCAGCTGGGAGCCCCTGCCAGTGGCAGCAGTAGGCGCCTCGAGAATAAGATGATTCAGAGCAGGGACTTGTTTGAGGCCACAATCAG GCACCCGTCTTTCCGCGACACACCATTCGTCCTGGTGCTCAACAAGTTCGACATCTTCGAGGAGAAGATCGGGCGGTCCCCGCTGACCGCCTGCGAGTGGTTCAGCGACTTCGACCCGCTCCGCACCCACAACAACCAGTCGATGGCGCAGCAGGCCTTCTTCTACGTGGCGATGAAGTTCAAGAACCTGTACGCGGCGCACACGGGCGACCGGAAGCTCTTTGTGTGGCAGGCGCGCGCCCGCGACGGCCCCACCGTCGACGAGGCCTTCCGGTACATCAGGGAGGTGCTGCGGTGGGAGGACGAGAAGGAGTACGGGGGATTCTGCCCGGACGAGTCCTTCTACAGCACCACCGAGCTCAGCTCCTCCCGCCTCGTCGAACAGGATTGGCAGCAACATCCCGCCGCCGACCAGCGACCAGGGAGCGGCGCATAG